In one Chlamydia sp. BM-2023 genomic region, the following are encoded:
- the tmk gene encoding dTMP kinase, whose amino-acid sequence MFIVIEGCEGSGKSSLAQLLKDKLIAEGKSVLATREPGGSPLGEQLRKWILEPSVPNSPYTELFLFLAARAQHISEKILPALESGKIVICERFHDSTIVYQGIAESLGKDYVADLCYHVVGKEPFLPDLTCLLDIPVNEGIQRKQKQKSLDKFEDKPLEYHNKIREGFLSLAQANPNSYLILDGREPIEESLNKVMTAYTDLALCK is encoded by the coding sequence GTGTTTATAGTAATTGAGGGGTGCGAAGGTTCCGGAAAAAGTTCCCTAGCCCAACTTTTAAAAGACAAGCTTATTGCCGAGGGGAAATCAGTACTTGCCACTAGAGAGCCGGGAGGCTCTCCCCTAGGAGAACAATTGCGAAAATGGATTTTAGAACCCTCCGTACCAAATTCTCCCTATACGGAACTGTTTTTATTTCTTGCAGCGCGCGCTCAACACATATCTGAAAAAATTCTCCCTGCTTTAGAATCGGGGAAAATTGTGATTTGTGAAAGATTTCATGATTCTACGATTGTTTATCAGGGAATAGCAGAAAGCTTAGGCAAAGATTATGTTGCAGATCTCTGTTATCACGTCGTTGGGAAAGAGCCCTTCCTTCCCGATCTTACCTGTCTTCTTGATATTCCCGTTAATGAGGGGATACAAAGGAAACAAAAACAAAAGTCCCTAGATAAATTTGAAGATAAGCCCTTAGAATACCATAATAAAATTCGTGAGGGATTTTTATCTCTTGCTCAAGCAAATCCTAATAGTTATCTTATTCTAGATGGAAGAGAACCCATCGAAGAATCTCTGAATAAAGTTATGACCGCATATACAGATCTAGCATTATGCAAATAG